The DNA sequence ACTAATTGGTGTTTTTTACAAGTTCAAGGAATTGAGATTCAAGAGATAGTTTTTTCTTGGCCAAATGAGATAAGAAAATCCCTTTCTCAGCCAGTTTCTGATTCAGTGCCGAAGCAGAAATTGATGCATCATCACGGATCTGAGCTTTAATATAGTCTCTGTCCTGATTGACGAAACTAAACCATGGTAGCTCATTCAACGTGTTGAAAAGAAGTGTATTATTATCTGCTTTCAATTCAAAATATCCGTTGTTGGAAGTCATTTCGTCTACTCTTCCGCAGTAGATGGAGTTTCCTTCTTTCAATACAATTACATGGCTGCAGATTTTCTCAATTTCATCCAAAAGGTGGCTGGCAATAATGATCGTGATTCCCTGTTTGGCAATATCACTAATAATTTCCCTGATCTGAATAATTCCTTCCGGATCCAGTCCGTTGGTTGGTTCATCTAAGATCATCACTTCAGGGTTGTTCAGCATCGCTGAAGCAATAGCAAGACGCTGTTTCATTCCCAGAGAAAAGGTTTTGAACGTATCTTTTCTCCTTTCAAACAGGTTTACGGTTTTCAAGACTTCATCAATCCTTGAATAAGGAGCATTTTTAATTTCTGCTACAATTTTAAGGTTGGTTTCTGCACTTAAATAAGGGTAAAAGTTGGGCTGTTCGATAATCGCTCCGATCCTTTTTAAAGTTTCCGGATCAGTTCCTTTTTTACCAAACCAGAACCAGTCTCCGCTGGTAGGATTGATGGTTGAAAGCAGCATCCCGAAAGTAGTGGATTTTCCGCTTCCATTCGGACCCAGAAGCCCATAAACATTTCCTTTTTCAACGTCAAAAGAGATATTGTTGACCACAACTCTTTTGAATTTTTTCGTTAAATTTTTTACTGATAAAATCTTTTCCATGTAATTTGTTTTACATAGTAGTAGTCTATGTAAATTAGATGATGTTACAGAATTATCATAAATCAATATTAATTTATGGGTAAATACATTAAATTTGATAGAATTAATCAAGACTTATGAAGCTAATTGAACTGGCAGAAGAACTCAATGTTTCTGCAGAAGCCATAAAACAGTTTATACAGGATTTCGATCTGGAATTGGTAGACTGTATCAGTACGAATTTTGAAGTAAAAGAAGATTTTGAAAAATTTGCCCGGGAAAATGTAGACTTTTTAAGATTATACGAAAAAGATCTGGATAAGAATAAAACTCTGGAGCAGATTGCCAAAGTCATCAACCAGCCTAAAGACAAGGTAGAAAAGGTAATTAAAGATAAT is a window from the Chryseobacterium indologenes genome containing:
- a CDS encoding ABC transporter ATP-binding protein; this encodes MEKILSVKNLTKKFKRVVVNNISFDVEKGNVYGLLGPNGSGKSTTFGMLLSTINPTSGDWFWFGKKGTDPETLKRIGAIIEQPNFYPYLSAETNLKIVAEIKNAPYSRIDEVLKTVNLFERRKDTFKTFSLGMKQRLAIASAMLNNPEVMILDEPTNGLDPEGIIQIREIISDIAKQGITIIIASHLLDEIEKICSHVIVLKEGNSIYCGRVDEMTSNNGYFELKADNNTLLFNTLNELPWFSFVNQDRDYIKAQIRDDASISASALNQKLAEKGIFLSHLAKKKLSLESQFLELVKNTN